Proteins co-encoded in one Aspergillus flavus chromosome 2, complete sequence genomic window:
- a CDS encoding aldo/keto reductase family protein (reductase-like protein), whose translation MSNGKTFTLSNGVKIPGVGFGTFASEGSKGETYQAVTKALETGYRHLDCAWFYLNEDEVGDGIHDFLKKNPSVKREDIFVCTKVWNHLHRPEDVQWSVDNSLKRLRLDYVDLFLVHWPIASEKEDQEKPKIGPDGKYVILKELTENPEPTWRAMEKIYRDGKAKAIGVSNWTIPGLEKLFKFAEIKPHVNQIEIHPFLPNNELVQFCFKNDILPEAYSPLGSQNQVPTTGERVSENKTLNEIAQKGGNTLAQVLIAWGLRRGYVVLPKSSNPARIESNFKSIELTDEDFEAVNKVAEGRHFRFVNMKDTFGYDVWPEETAKNLSA comes from the exons ATGTCGAACGGAAAGACTTTCACGCTGAGCAATGGCGTTAAGATCCCCGGTGTCGGTTTCGGTACCTTCGCCAGTGAGGGCTCCAAGGGCGAGACCTACCAGGCTGTCACCAAGGCCCTCGAGACCGGATACCGTCACTTGGACTGTGCCTGGTTCTACCTCAACGAGGATGAGGTTGGTGATGGTATCCATGACTTCCTCAAGAAGAACCCCTCCGTCAAGCGGGAAGACATCTTCGTCTGCACTAAAGTCTGGAATCACCTCCACCGTCCCGAGGACGTCCAGTGGTCCGTTGATAACTCCCTGAAGAGACTCCGACTGGACTACGTTGACCTCTTCCTTGTCCACTGGCCCATTGCCTCCGAGAAGGAGGACCAGGAGAAACCCAAGATTGGCCCTGACGGCAAG TACGTCATCCTCAAGGAGCTCACTGAGAACCCCGAGCCCACATGGCGCgccatggagaagatctaCAGGGAcggcaaggccaaggccatCGGTGTTTCCAACTGGACCATCCCGGGTCTCGAGAAGCTGTTCAAGTTCGCCGAGATCAAGCCTCATGTCAACCAGATTGAGATCCACCCCTTCCTGCCCAACAACGAGTTGGTCCAGTTCTGCTTCAAGAACGACATCCTCCCCGAGGCCTACTCGCCCCTGGGCTCCCAGAACCAGGTGCCCACCACCGGCGAGCGGGTCAGCGAGAACAAGACCCTCAACGAGATCGCCCAGAAGGGCGGCAACACCCTGGCCCAGGTGCTCATTGCCTGGGGTCTGCGTCGCGGCTACGTGGTGCTCCCCAAGAGCTCCAACCCCGCCCGTATCGAGTCCAACTTCAAGAGCATCGAGCTGACCGACGAGGACTTCGAGGCCGTCAACAAGGTCGCCGAGGGTCGTCACTTCCGCTTCGTCAACATGAAGGACACCTTCGGCTACGATGTCTGGCCTGAGGAGACCGCCAAGAACCTGTCTGCTTGA
- a CDS encoding putative phosphatase (phosphatidyl synthase), which yields MPRFDDADFAVDPAPAAPGTAPAPAARSPRDGRGSMAGSLPIPNDAGATIEIPATRSSISDAAQYMHNLSLAPSTRDRRGSRNSFGTSLPIPRSPRVSRLASVVTADGNSVSRDLLASQVQDMSKEKVAAAKNMAFAFDIDGVLAHGNHAIEPAKEALKMLNGDNELGIKIPYILLTNGGGKTEAARCEQLTEVLGVPISTDQFIQSHTPMQALAEYYDTVLVLGGEGQKIREVAENYGFKNVVHPKDIVAWDPTVSPWGHFTEEDRAQAKPRDFSKMKFDAILVFADSRDYATDMQLILDLLLAEDGKLLTRAKDPVASRIPIYFSQGDLIMPTDHQGPPRLTQGLFRISIEAQYKALTGVDLERVVYGKPERATYTYADEVLKSWMEQIHNENRLPQNIYMVGDNPASDICGGNMHGWNTCLVRTGVFQGGDNDENNPANFGVFPNVLEAVKAAVRKELGKEFKFKWNPKVNPVTGGDSGSAVE from the coding sequence ATGCCTCGCTTCGACGACGCTGACTTCGCTGTTGATCCCGCCCCTGCGGCGCCCGGTACTGCTCCGGCCCCCGCTGCTCGCTCCCCCAGAGATGGCCGTGGCAGCATGGCGGGTTCTCTGCCCATCCCCAACGATGCGGGTGCCACCATTGAGATCCCCGCAACCCGCAGCTCCATCAGCGATGCTGCCCAGTACATGCACAACCTGAGCCTGGCTCCTTCGACACGGGACCGTCGTGGCTCTCGCAACTCCTTCGGCACCTCCCTCCCTATCCCCAGATCTCCTCGTGTGTCTCGTCTGGCATCCGTGGTCACCGCTGATGGTAACTCGGTGTCCCGCGATCTCTTGGCCTCTCAGGTCCAGGACATgtccaaggagaaggtcGCTGCGGCCAAGAACATGGCCTTTGCTTTCGACATCGATGGTGTCCTGGCTCACGGTAACCATGCCATTGAGCCGGCCAAGGAGGCCCTGAAGATGCTCAACGGTGACAACGAGCTGGGCATCAAGATTCCTTACATTCTGCTCACCAACGGTGGTGGTAAGACCGAGGCTGCCCGTTGCGAGCAGCTCACCGAGGTTCTCGGTGTTCCCATCTCGACCGACCAGTTCATCCAGTCTCACACCCCAATGCAGGCATTGGCTGAGTACTACGACACGGTGCTTGTCCTCGGTGGTGAGGGCCAGAAGATCCGTGAGGTCGCGGAGAACTATGGCTTCAAGAACGTCGTCCACCCCAAGGACATTGTCGCCTGGGACCCCACGGTGTCTCCCTGGGGACACTTCACAGAGGAAGACCGCGCTCAGGCCAAGCCCCGCGACTTCTCCAAGATGAAGTTCGACGCGATCCTGGTCTTTGCCGACTCTCGTGACTACGCTACCGACATGCAGCTGATCCTGGATCTCTTGCTCGCCGAGGACGGCAAGCTGTTGACCCGTGCTAAGGACCCCGTCGCCTCTCGCATTCCTATCTACTTCTCTCAGGGTGACCTGATCATGCCTACCGACCACCAGGGACCCCCGCGTCTCACCCAGGGTCTTTTCCGTATCTCCATTGAGGCTCAGTACAAGGCTCTCACCGGTGTCGACCTGGAGCGTGTCGTCTACGGCAAGCCCGAGCGTGCCACCTACACCTACGCCGATGAGGTCCTCAAGTCGTGGATGGAGCAGATCCACAACGAGAACCGTCTCCCCCAGAACATCTACATGGTTGGTGACAACCCGGCTTCCGACATCTGCGGTGGTAACATGCACGGCTGGAACACCTGCTTGGTCCGCACTGGTGTCTTCCAGGGTGGTGACAACGATGAGAACAACCCCGCCAACTTCGGTGTCTTCCCCAACGTCTTGGAGGCCGTCAAGGCTGCCGTCCGCAAGGAGCTTGGCAAGGAGTTCAAGTTCAAGTGGAACCCCAAGGTGAACCCCGTTACCGGCGGTGACAGCGGCTCCGCTGTCGAATAA
- a CDS encoding putative cyclophilin (unnamed protein product): MSGNTKAYFDVEYDGKTGRINFNLFEKDVPRTARNFRELCTGVNGFGYAGSGFHRVIPQFMLQGGDFTNHNGTGGKSIYGTKFEDENFKYKHNKPGLLSMANAGPNTNGSQFFITTVVTSWLDGKHVVFGEVADDESMRVVKEIEALGSSSGKPSKPIKIVKAGEL, translated from the exons ATGTCAGGTAATACCAAGGCTTACTTTGACGTGGAATATGACG GCAAGACTGGCCGTATCAACTTCAATCTATTTGAGAAGGACGTCCCCAGGACTGCCAGAAACTTCCGAGAGCTCTGTACCGGAGTCAACGGTTTTGGCTATGCAGGCTCTGGATTCCACCGTGTGATCCCTCAATTCATGCTCCAGGGTGGTGACTTTACCAACCATAAT GGCACTGGTGGCAAGTCCATCTATGGTACAAAATTTGAGGATGAGAACTTCAAGTATAAGCATAACAAGCCTGGTCTCCTCTCTATGGCCAACGCTGGCCCCAACAC CAATGGCTCTCAGTTCTTCATCACCACTGTTGTAACCTCGTGGCTTGATGGCAAGCACGTCGTCTTTGGTGAGGTTGCCGACGATGAGTCAATGCGGGTTGTTAAGGAGATTGAGGCCCTTGGCTCTAGCTCTGGTAAACCCAGCAAGCCGATCAAAATTGTCAAAGCTGGTGAGCTGTAA
- a CDS encoding leucine rich repeat domain protein (unnamed protein product), with the protein MSSAAVPPAIRINKPPSIALPSALSGDTSPSTLSRDSSPHSSACSSPDGSRSTSRRRPSVGSIKEDVDGIAQSFVDTHIDQPSPEQPKPIPVEMQQTPDFCCPCGGFLGWKQIRLGGKSLSRSYSDLRALGNLHARGWAWETSPPPVKNPPPTKTLQVEQPKPAAGLSRLETLPSEVLDQIISCLALDVPPNGYTPRNVDLISCLLTSRTLHAATLAVLYRNMTFPHSIIFSKALNHMSHYPALGTLVRRLDFSHFTSVGLGRTKQMNAEIQNLTSKTLLKCLDLLPNLKECLLQEHVEGDLSVEVVQKLLFGLPNLFAVDFCGCSTQSFSAVFQEALLAGPALPSALPNLKRISLHECSSLPASVFEALLPRLVNLTHLDVTHTQISEAALFSIPKTARITHLNLSRCTRLQGSRVVEFLVTHPAVCESLVSLNLMTDPTRNRLLEEDDVHALLPKLPSTLRSLNIGGAKVTSAHTQALIPLTKHLEELGLGSAELSAQDINLFFKPPPRANMDVDGSAEVKEEDWVPPTLCYLDLTKAPQLSLGTVFNPSSCLLLSQQSYPLQVIEFHEKLIAPLRERTKNARTSLGWTVRELGRRGWYVRDPASMPLQVPDDGSRSWKMGARWWGARKIPVAIGEVGGIYGHYMFKK; encoded by the exons ATGTCCTCCGCCGCAGTCCCTCCTGCGATCCGCATCAACAAGCCTCCCTCTATTGCACTTCCATCTGCTCTTTCCGGAGATACTTCGCCTTCCACTTTATCCCGCGACTCATCGCCTCATTCGTCCGCGTGTTCCTCGCCAGACGGTTCCAGATCGACCAGTCGCCGCCGTCCGTCGGTTGGTTCGATCAAAGAAGACGTTGACG GCATTGCTCAGTCCTTCGTGGATACGCACATCGACCAGCCTTCCCCAGAACAGCCGAAACCGATCCCGGTCGAGATGCAGCAAACCCCCGACTTTTGCTGCCCCTGTGGTGGCTTTCTCGGCTGGAAGCAGATCAGACTAGGTGGAAAGAGTCTCAGTAGGAGCTACAGCGATTTGCGGGCTCTCGGTAATTTGCATGCCCGCGGCTGGGCCTGGGAAACGTCTCCGCCGCCTGTAAAAAATCCGCCACCTACTAAGACATTGCAGGTGGAACAGCCGAAACCGGCCGCTGGCTTGTCTCGTCTTGAGACCCTTCCCTCCGAAGTGCTCG ACCAAATCATATCTTGCTTGGCGTTGGACGTACCGCCAAACGGCTACACGCCGCGAAATGTGGACCTGATCTCGTGCTTGCTGACCTCCCGGACGTTGCACGCAGCCACCCTCGCCGTGTTGTACAGAAACATGACCTTCCCGCACTCCATCATCTTTTCGAAGGCGCTCAACCACATGTCTCATTATCCCGCGCTGGGCACGCTGGTTCGTCGCCTCGACTTCTCCCATTTCACCTCGGTGGGATTGGGACGTACCAAGCAGATGAATGCCGAAATCCAGAACTTGACCTCCAAGACGCTGCTGAAGTGCCTGGACCTTTTGCCGAACCTGAAAGAGTGTTTGTTGCAGGAGCATGTGGAGGGTGATCTTAGTGTGGAGGTGGTACAGAAGCTACTCTTCGGCCTTCCAAACCTCTTCGCCGTCGATTTCTGTGGCTGCTCGACCCAGTCCTTCTCGGCAGTTTTTCAGGAAGCCTTGTTGGCAGGGCCTGCTCTGCCATCGGCGTTGCCAAACCTGAAAAGAATCTCGCTGCACGAGTGCAGCAGTCTTCCAGCATCGGTTTTTGAGGCACTCCTCCCCCGCTTGGTGAACCTGACTCACCTGGATGTTACTCACACACAGATTAGTGAGGCAGCCCTGTTCTCGATCCCGAAAACTGCGAGAATCACCCACTTGAACTTGTCTCGATGCACTCGTCTACAGGGATCGAGGGTAGTGGAGTTCTTGGTCACTCATCCGGCTGTGTGCGAGTCGTTGGTTTCCTTGAATTTGATGACGGACCCTACGCGGAACCGACtcctggaagaagatgacgtCCATGCGCTACTTCCCAAATTGCCTTCCACTCTTCGCTCCCTCAACATTGGAGGTGCGAAGGTCACCTCAGCCCACACGCAAGCGCTGATCCCCTTGACCAAACATCTGGAAGAGCTCGGACTCGGTTCGGCCGAACTATCTGCTCAGGACATCAACCTATTCTTTAAACCGCCACCCCGGGCTAACATGGACGTGGATGGATCGGCGGaagtgaaagaagaggactGGGTCCCGCCGACGCTTTGCTATCTGGACCTCACCAAAGCTCCTCAGCTGTCGCTGGGAACAGTCTTCAACCCTAGCTCGTGCTTGCTACTTTCGCAGCAAAGCTATCCGCTGCAGGTCATCGAGTTCCACGAGAAGCTTATTGCTCCTTTGCGCGAGAGAACCAAGAATGCCCGGACATCCCTCGGCTGGACCGTTCGTGAGCTCGGTCGGCGGGGATGGTACGTTCGTGATCCGGCTTCCATGCCCCTTCAGGTGCCCGATGACGGTTCTCGCTCCTGGAAAATGGGTGCCAGGTGGTGGGGAGCGAGAAAGATTCCCGTTGCCATTGGGGAGGTCGGCGGCATCTACGGCCACTACATGTTCAAAAAATGA
- a CDS encoding cytochrome P450 monooxygenase (sterigmatocystin biosynthesis P450 monooxygenase stcS), producing the protein MGANTLGWDGLTSRIAVAVATVCLTSFVYKLIKMRLMFYRLRKKGLPTPPWNPILGNLAVMAQLQKKGPSDSREAESFALLSTEAPGCEAGFYVDVWPFSIPMLVVTSPALAVQACQTYDLPKPDVLQPFINPMAGGSDNLFVSNGAHWKQARELFNHGFSMAAAMSHMTYILEEAQVFVQMLKDHARKGDTFSLDALTCRYVMDIIGNVALNTRFRFQEQHNPIAAAMRDTIELECGIETSNFLSRWNPRRLYRQWQNGRTMDYLIGVELDKRYKEWRETAKSSSHPRTQSIMDMVIAEYMKTRPQAQQQQELDPEFKRWATIQIRLFLFVGHDSEATTIIYSLYLLSKNPEVLIKVRAEHDRVFGAGVSSAYDVLTDHPEKINQLSYTHAVIKETLRLFPPANGLRGGLPGVSLRDEQGRIFPTEGCAIWIVHTAVHRNPSSWPQPHAFIPDRWLVEPGHPLYPPAGGWRPFEQGPRNCIGQNISLLGIKASLAMLVRQFDFHDAYAEYDRLHPSTGLKTMFGERAYMIQKGAGHPAQGFPCKVTLR; encoded by the exons ATGGGTGCTAACACCTTGGGATGGGATGGGCTGACTAGCCGCATCGCGGTGGCAGTTGCAACTGTCTGCCTCACTTCATTCGTCTACAAGCTCATCAAAATGCGATTAATGTTCTATCGCCTCAGAAAGAAAGGCCTG CCAACCCCTCCCTGGAACCCTATCTTAGGAAACCTGGCCGTGATGGCCCAGCTCCAGAAAAAAGGGCCAAGCGATTCCCGCGAAGCCGAATCATTTGCTCTGCTCTCGACCGAGGCTCCCGGGTGTGAGGCCGGCTTCTACGTCGATGTTTGGCCGTTTAGTATCCCGATGCTGGTGGTGACTTCTCCGGCCCTGGCCGTGCAGGCATGCCAGACCTATGATCTCCCGAAACCAGATGTTCTCCAGCCGTTTATCAATCCGATGGCGGGAGGTTCGGACAACCTGTTCGTTTCTAATGGTGCCCACTGGAAGCAGGCCCGCGAACTGTTCAATCATGGCTTCAGCATGGCCGCCGCCATGAGTCACATGACTTATATTCTGGAGGAGGCACAAGTGTTTGTCCAGATGCTTAAAGATCACGCTCGCAAGGGGGACACGTTTTCCCTTGATGCGCTGACTTGCCGCTATGTCATGGATATTATTGGGAATGTCGCATT GAACACGCGCTTCCGATTTCAGGAGCAACACAATCCGATTGCAGCGGCAATGCGAGATACAATTGAGTTGGAATGTGGAATTGAGACATCTAACTTCTTAAGCCGGTGGAATCCGCGTCGACTCTACCGACAGTGGCAGAATGGACGCACCATGGACTACCTCATCGGCGTCGAGCTCGACAAGCGCTACAAGGAGTGGAGGGAAACCGCCAAGTCCTCAAGCCACCCTCGGACCCAGTCCATTATGGATATGGTAATTGCAGAGTATATGAAAACTCGACCGCAAGcgcagcagcaacaagaGCTGGATCCGGAATTCAAACGCTGGGCGACCATTCAAATCCGTTTGTTCCTGTTCGTCGGTCACGATTCCGAAGCCACCACTATCATCTATTCATTGTATCTCCTCTCCAAGAATCCCGAGGTCCTCATCAAAGTACGCGCGGAACATGACAGGGTCTTTGGCGCTGGTGTATCCAGCGCATACGACGTGCTCACGGATCACCCAGAGAAGATCAATCAATTGTCCTACACACATGCTGTTATCAAGGAGACTCTCCGACTCTTCCCCCCAGCCAACGGGCTCCGCGGCGGCCTCCCGGGCGTTTCTCTCCGTGATGAACAGGGCCGAATATTCCCTACCGAAGGGTGTGCAATTTGGATTGTGCACACAGCTGTTCACCGGAACCCGTCGTCCTGGCCACAGCCGCACGCGTTCATCCCGGATCGTTGGCTGGTGGAACCTGGTCATCCTTTGTATCCCCCGGCGGGCGGATGGCGACCCTTCGAGCAAGGCCCCCGCAACTGCATTGGCCAGAATATCTCTCTCCTAGGCATTAAAGCCTCGCTGGCTATGCTTGTGCGCCAATTCGACTTCCACGACGCGTATGCTGAATATGACCGCTTGCATCCATCGACAGGCCTCAAGACAATGTTCGGGGAACGTGCCTATATGATTCAGAAGGGTGCGGGTCATCCGGCTCAGGGCTTCCCTTGTAAAGTTACTCTACGTTGA
- a CDS encoding RNA polymerase II transcription factor subunit 1 (RNA polymerase II transcription factor) has protein sequence MAPPSGSAAYKKKDGTLTMSQDRQSISWIPAAGGATGTITLSVSQITNLQQTPASNPKVMLKIFVLPPDAPDNSPEQYVFNFTAGANARAEADAIKDALSAAIQAAKTAQAAPTPSPAPGAGEGMSTAMAFASAVSSKSTWDNDKWLKGDVELQQSLLKSDPNLQRMFMESLHTKPDTLTAGQFMSQFWSTRIHLLRAHAIERSQTRGSYNVLSTLKPRVEDNVTKLNISKEQIQLIFNQHPLVRRVYDENVPKLSEAQFWSRFFQSRLFKKLRGERLSETDATDAILDKYLQADEHGNLPREAHVPHFLNLEGNEVNNSQRRGNRPDLDMRWSAPDKVPIIRTLNSLSEKIMANVAPADGDPHAPVGMDEDTYNELQLRDLRGDEEADRVLLNIRDQSRFFSAQAKDSEDEQNRLFAQQDPEKILSDLRKEIEQNLPDDGTAPLGRLVEPDELGDEKESNQQPGSRVSLQKSSAQIIAAIRDRRAQTDVSSTTGTYGLSSGLYDRLNLTHATTTEFLHQFWQAFLSGNPDRAAELSSLVDSLSRAMERIKAVAQDAEAERQVEVDRKKRHAREVMEATGKKPRLNLSSIQGGEKVVNQLMGPTIQALETAQAKYKAALAEEMKETSAQ, from the exons ATGGCACCTCCGAGCGGGTCGGCGGcatacaagaagaaagatggcacCCTGACCATGTCCCAGGATCGCCAGTCGATCTCTTGGATCCCGGCGGCTGGTGGTGCGACGGGAACGATCACGCTGTCTGTTTCCCAGATTACGA ATCTACAACAGACCCCAGCAAGTAACCCAAAAGTCATGTTGAAGATCTTTGTCCTTCCCCCAGATGCGCCAGATAATTCTCCCGAGCAGTACGTCTTCAACTTTACCGCTGGAGCCAACGCGCGTGCGGAAGCGGACGCTATTAAAGATGCACTCAGCGCGGCCATCCAGGCAGCAAAAACGGCACAAGCTGCGCCTACACCGTCTCCTGCCCCTGGCGCGGGCGAAGGTATGTCTACGGCCATGGCGTTTGCAAGTGCCGTTTCGTCCAAGAGCACCTGGGATAACGACAAATGGCTAAAGGGCGATGTGGAGCTACAACAGTCATTACTCAAGTCGGATCCGAACCTGCAGCGCATGTTCATGGAGTCGCTGCATACCAAGCCGGATACCTTGACCGCGGGCCAATTCATGTCGCAATTTTGGTCGACCCGTATTCATCTTCTGCGCGCTCATGCCATTGAACGGTCGCAGACGAGAGGTTCTTACAATGTGCTATCAACGCTGAAACCGCGCGTGGAAGATAATGTGACCAAGTTAAATATCAGCAAAGAGCAGATTCAGTTGATTTTCAACCAGCACCCTCTCGTTAGGCGTGTGTATGATGAGAACGTACCCAAGTTGAGCGAGGCACAGTTCTGGTCCCGGTTCTTCCAGAGTCGATTGTTCAAGAAATTACGCGGAGAGCGGCTTTCGGAAACTGATGCCACCGATGCCATTCTGGACAAATATCTGCAGGCGGATGAGCACGGTAATCTCCCACGGGAAGCGCATGTTCCGCATTTTCTTAACCTAGAGGGCAATGAGGTGAATAATAGTCAGCGCCGGGGAAATCGACCTGACCTCGACATGAGGTGGTCTGCACCGGACAAGGTGCCCATCATCCGAACCTTGAACAGCTTAAGTGAGAAGATCATGGCGAATGTCGCACCGGCTGATGGTGATCCGCATGCACCAGTCGGTATGGATGAGGATACATATAACGAATTACAACTACGCGACCTGCGcggtgatgaggaggcgGACCGCGTCCTGTTAAATATTCGAGACCAAAGCCGGTTTTTCTCCGCCCAAGCCAAGGACTCCGAAGACGAACAAAACAGGCTGTTCGCTCAGCAAGATCCGGAAAAGATTCTAAGTGACCTACGCAAGGAAATTGAACAGAATCTACCTGACGATGGTACCGCGCCGCTGGGCAGACTTGTCGAGCCGGACGAACTCGGTGACGAGAAGGAAAGCAACCAACAGCCGGGGTCTAGAGTCAGTCTGCAGAAGTCTTCGGCGCAGATCATTGCCGCGATTCGGGATCGTCGAGCCCAGACGGATGTGTCCTCCACTACTGGCACATACGGTCTGTCGAGCGGCCTCTACGACCGGTTAAACTTGACACATGCTACTACGACGGAGTTTCTGCACCAGTTTTGGCAGGCGTTCCTATCAGGCAACCCTGATCGTGCGGCAGAATTATCATCCTTGGTCGACTCGTTGAGTCGGGCCATGGAGCGAATTAAAGCAGTAGCACAGGATGCAGAGGCAGAGCGACAGGTGGAGGTAGATCGGAAGAAGCGTCATGCGCGAGAGGTCATGGAGGCCACTGGCAAGAAGCCTCGACTCAATCTGTCAAGCATACAAGGTGGTGAAAAGGTGGTCAACCAACTGATGGGACCCACTATTCAAGCACTAGAAACAGCGCAGGCGAAGTATAAGGCAGCGTTGGCggaagagatgaaggagacATCCGCGCAATGA